A section of the Centropristis striata isolate RG_2023a ecotype Rhode Island chromosome 7, C.striata_1.0, whole genome shotgun sequence genome encodes:
- the ccn1l2 gene encoding cellular communication network factor 1, like 2 — protein sequence MLSPVTFQQIISTLFVLSSNAVMAENECSAECSCNPLPQPCPPGVSWVTDHCGCCKVCARQFNEDCSATDRCDHIKGLRCHLGAGGDPERGLCRAEAQGLPCEFGGRMYQHGEDFQPNCQHQCACMDGVVGCMPLCPHQVPLPDWRCSRPRLARPKDGCCGEWVCDDNNHISEEPDKMTHTSLPDSQPLPNHISALFREMVSFPTSEVLLKSSCFPQTTEWSECSTTCGMGISSRITNNNSECRLVRETRLCQIRQCELQFPVVSKKGKKCQRTVRPQEPIRITFAGCSTTQRYRPRTCGTCTDDRCCTPSLFSTVRLRFHCPDGEGFSRDIMWIQRCSCSTSCRLHSGPSSPSVSLHNDIHTFRH from the exons ATGCTTAGTCCTGTCACTTTCCAGCAGATCATTTCCACCCTGTTTGTGCTGAGCAGCAATGCAGTGATG GCAGAGAACGAGTGCTCGGCTGAGTGCTCCTGCAACCCTCTCCCCCAGCCATGCCCGCCAGGTGTCAGCTGGGTGACGGACCACTGCGGCTGCTGTAAAGTTTGTGCCAGGCAGTTCAATGAGGACTGCAGCGCCACCGACCGTTGCGATCACATCAAGGGGCTACGCTGCCATCTGGGGGCTGGAGGAGACCCTGAGAGAGGATTGTGTCGAG CTGAAGCCCAGGGGTTGCCGTGTGAGTTCGGCGGACGGATGTACCAGCATGGGGAGGACTTCCAGCCTAACTGCCAGCACCAGTGCGCCTGTATGGACGGAGTAGTGGGCTGCATGCCCCTCTGTCCTCACCAAGTGCCACTGCCTGATTGGCGCTGCTCGCGGCCCCGGCTGGCCAGGCCCAAGGACGGCTGCTGTGGGGAATGGGTGTGCGATGACAACAACCACATCAGCGAGGAGCCAGACAAGATGACACACACCTCCCTGCCAGACAGCCAGCCCCTTCCCAACCACATCAGTGCCCTGTTCAGAG AAATGGTGTCTTTCCCCACGTCTGAGGTGTTGCTCAAATCTAGCTGTTTCCCACAAACTACTGAGTGGAGCGAGTGTTCCACCACATGTGGGATGGGAATTTCAAGTCGAATAACCAATAACAACTCAGAATGTCGGCTAGTCAGAGAAACCAGACTATGCCAGATCCGGCAATGTGAACTGCAGTTTCCTGTTGTGAGCAAG AAAGGAAAGAAGTGTCAGCGAACTGTCCGCCCTCAGGAACCGATCAGAATCACCTTCGCTGGATGCTCGACAACACAGCGGTACCGCCCTCGCACCTGTGGGACCTGCACCGATGACCGCTGCTGCACACCCTCCCTTTTCAGCACTGTGCGGCTCCGCTTCCACTGCCCCGATGGAGAGGGCTTCTCCAGAGACATCATGTGGATCCAGCGCTGCAGCTGCAGTACAAGCTGTCGTTTACACAGCGGGCCCTCCAGCCCTTCAGTCAGCCTCCACAACGACATCCACACCTTCAGGCACTGA